In Kwoniella newhampshirensis strain CBS 13917 chromosome 2, whole genome shotgun sequence, one DNA window encodes the following:
- a CDS encoding leucine-tRNA ligase — protein sequence MASNDAAAPVVAMEKTDKRDYLIDLEKSAQSAWADSHTFEANPPSLPEGVKSYADFFATNQSMEEIQKRHPKWFGTFPYAYMNGSLHLGHAFTISKIEFAAGFERLRGKRVLFPVGYHATGMPIKSAADKLIREMEMFGEDFAGYKEETEEEASPVIPVPTTTALPAKSLESTDPSKGKKGKLAAKSTGLTYQFQILELIGVPREELKQFADPYYWLEYFPPIAKKDLTGLGARVDWRRQFLTTEANPYYDSFVRWQMNKLHKQGRVKFGKRYTIYSPKDGQPCMDHDRASGEAVNPQEYTAVKMEVLEWGPTVTSEVKQAVGGKKVWMVAATLRPETMYGQTNCFVGPTLKYGIFEAANNELFLLTDRAARNMAFQGTFDGPKGEYTKVVDVVGSELLGTKVVPPFGLAKEVYVLPMEGVLATKGTGVVTSVPSDSPDDYRTLMDLRKKAEMYKIQPEWAAIDPMPVIRTPKYGDLIAETLCTQLKIQSQRDKDKLAEAKDIAYKEGFYNGVMIAGDFKGMPAGEAKVKVRQQLIDAGLGVAYAEPESEVISRSADVCVVALVDQWYLDYGEDGWKTQAFKLLAQMNTYQEETRNGFEAVLNWLNQWACARSYGLGSKLPWDPVWLIESLSDSTIYMSYYTVANLLHGDMFGKQPGTLGITPDQMTDEVWDYVLGSGELPADSLVDVEKASQMKYHFQYFYPLDVRSSGKDLIPNHLTFWVYTHAALFPEKHWPRAVRTNGHLMLNGKKMSKSTGNFLTMAEATKKYGADAMRLTLADAGDDITDANFEEQVANAAILRLHTACIWIEEMQTSESSLRTGGFNDFDRGFRTEMDALITEAYNAFEQMEFKHALKAGLYDFENARNWYRLICDPVNGGHGMHRDLVFAWIRANTLLISPFTPHYAEHIWKNILKETTSIQSASFPEPSAPLNKAALEQMDYMRGVVDSIRYAEAQIMRKKGKKNAEAGYDSSKSKKARIYVASKFPEWQESVVGMVKDAFDGEKVDEAKLRKSIEAAGLMKDKRVMPFSQSFKKKVLASGSAAFDRSLPFDELRTLTILRSYIKAAVKFEDVDVVSVEEALQVLEKEGGEKEGWAKEKIESSEPGVPGLQFWNV from the exons ATGGCAAGTAACGATGCCGCCGCGCCCGTGGTGGcaatggagaag ACCGACAAACGAGATtatctcatcgatctcgagaagTCCGCTCAGAGCGCTTGGGCAGACAGTCACACTTTCGAGGCCAATCccccatctcttcctgaAGGTGTCAAATCCTACGCCGACTTCTTCGCCACAAATCAGTCTATGGAGGAGATCCAGAAGAGACATCCCAAATGGTTCGGTACCTTTCCTTACGCCTACATGAATGGTAGTCTGCATTTGGGACATGCCTTCACTATCAGCAAGATCGAGTTTGCGGCTGGATTTGAGCGGCtgagggggaagagggtCCTTTTCCCTGTGGGATACCACGCTACTGGTATGCccatcaag TCCGCCGCGGACAAGCTCATtcgagagatggagatgttcGGAGAAGATTTTGCAGGTTACAAGgaggagacagaagaggaagccAGCCCCGTCATTCCAGTACCCACTACCACCGCCCTGCCCGCCAAGTCCCTCGAATCCACCGATCCCTcaaaaggaaagaagggaaagcTGGCCGCGAAATCTACCGGTCTCACCTACCAATTCCAGATCCTTGAGCTCATCGGTGTGCCCCGAGAAGAGCTCAAGCAATTCGCCGACCCTTACTATTGGCTCGAATATTTCCCTCCTAtcgcgaagaaggatctgACCGGCCTGGGAGCACGAGTGGACTGGAGAAGGCAATTCCTTACAA CTGAAGCAAACCCCTACTACGATTCGTTCGTCCGATGGCAAATGAACAAGCTGCATAAGCAGGGTCGGGTCAAATTCGGCAAGCGATACACGATCTATTCACCAAAAGACGGACAACCCTGTATGGACCACGATCGTGCGAGTGGAGAAGCCGTCAACCCGCAAGAATACACAGCTGTTAAGATGGAGGTGCTTGAATGGGGACCTACTGTTACAAGCGAAGTCAAGCAAGCCGTCGGCGGGAAAAAGGTGTGGATGGTCGCTGCTACCCTACGACCTGAGACGAT GTACGGTCAAACCAACTGTTTCGTCGGACCTACCCTCAAATACGGTATTTTCGAAGCTGCCAACAACGAATTATTCCTCCTTACCGATCGAGCCGCTCGAAATATGGCTTTCCAGGGAACTTTCGATGGCCCGAAGGGCGAGTACACCAAGGTTGTCGACGTTGTTGGATCCGAGCTCCTTGGTACCAAGGTGGTGCCTCCGTTCGGTCTTGCCAAGGAGGTCTACGTTCTTCCTATGGAGGGTGTCCTCGCCACAAAG GGTACTGGTGTGGTCACCTCCGTCCCGTCCGACTCTCCCGATGATTACCGGACGCTCATGGACCTGAGAAAGAAGGCCGAGATGTACAAGATTCAACCGGAGTGGGCTGCCATCGACCCCATGCCCGTTATCAGAACCCCCAAGTATGGTGACTTGATCGCCGAGACCCTCTGTACTCAACTCAAAATCCAGTCCCAGCGTGACAAGGACAAGCTCGCTGAGGCCAAGGACATCGCCTACAAGGAGGGTTTCTACAATGGCGTTATGATTGCCGGCGACTTTAAGGGAATGCCTGCTGGCGAGGCCAAGGTGAAGGTCAGGCAGCAGCTTATTGATGCAGGTCTCGGCGTAGCCTACGCCGAACCTGAGAGTGAGGTTATCAGTCGAAGTGCAGACGTTTGTGTCGTCGCCCTGGTTGACCAATGGTATCTCGATtacggagaagatggatggaaAACTCAGGCTTTCAA ACTTCTCGCCCAGATGAACACGTACCAGGAGGAAACTCGTAACGGTTTCGAAGCCGTGCTCAATTGGCTCAATCAGTGGGCTTGTGCTCGATCATACGGTCTCGGGTCGAAACTCCCATGGGACCCTGTTTGGCTTATTGAATCTCTTTCTGACTCCACCATCTACATGTCTTACTACACCGTCGCCAACCTACTCCACGGGGACATGTTCGGCAAGCAGCCCGGTACTCTAGGCATTACCCCCGATCAGATGACCGATGAGGTCTGGGATTACGTCCTTGGATCTGGCGAGCTTCCAGCCGATAGTCTGGTTGACGTAGAGAAGGCGTCACAGATGAAGTATCACTTCCAATACTTTTATCCCCTCGACGTCCGATCATCCGGAAAGGATCTCATCCCGAATCATCTCACCTTCTGGGTCTACACTCATGCCGCTCTCTTTCCCGAAAAGCATTGGCCTCGAGCGGTCAGGACAAACGGTCATCTAATGTTAAACGGAAAgaagatgtcaaagagTACTGGAAACTTTTTGACCATGGCTGAGGCTACCAAAAAGTACGGCGCCGACGCGATGAGGTTGACTCTTGCCGATGCTGGTGACGACATCACAGATGCGAA CTTCGAGGAGCAAGTCGCCAATGCGGCCATTCTCCGACTTCACACCGCCTGTATTTGGATCGAGGAAATGCAGACGTCTGAGTCTTCGCTCCGAACTGGCGGGTTCAATGACTTTGACAGAGGATTCCGAACAGAGATGGATGCTTTGATCACTGAGGCATACAATGCCTTTGAACA GATGGAGTTCAAGCACGCCCTCAAGGCTGGTCTCTACGACTTCGAGAACGCCCGAAACTGGTACCGACTTATCTGCGATCCCGTCAACGGTGGACATGGTATGCACCGAGACCTTGTTTTCGCCTGGATCCGAGCGAacaccctcctcatctcccccTTCACTCCTCATTACGCCGAGCACATCTGGAAGAACATTCTCAAAGAGACCACTTCGATTCAGTCGGCGTCATTCCCTGAGCCTTCTGCACCCCTCAACAAAGCCGCCCTCGAACAGATGGATTACATGCGAGGAGTCGTGGACTCAATCCGATATGCTGAAGCGCAGATcatgaggaagaaaggaaagaagaacgCGGAAGCCGGATACGATTCGTCAAAGTCCAAGAAGGCTAGAATCTACGTCGCGAGCAAGTTCCCCGAATGGCAAGAATCAGTCGTCGGGATGGTCAAGGATGCGTTTGACGGTGAGAAGGTCGACGAAGCGAAACTGAGAAAGTCTATCGAGGCGGCAGGTCTCATGAAAGACAAGAGAGTCATGCCTTTCTCCCAGAGCTTCAAG AAGAAGGTACTTGCCTCAGGATCAGCAGCATTTGACCGTAGTCTACCTTTCGACGAACTACGCACTCTCACCATCCTGAGATCGTACATCAAAGCTGCGGTCAAGTTCGAAGATGTGGACGTTGTCAGTGTCGAAGAAGCCCTCCAGGTTCTggaaaaggaaggaggtgagaaggaaggatgggcgaaggagaagatcgagagcAGTGAACCTGGAGTTCCAGGTCTGCAGTTCTGGAACGTTTAG
- a CDS encoding CDP-diacylglycerol-glycerol-3-phosphate 3-phosphatidyltransferase: MPTPIHARGLALTLEMPYRHTVHQLQSQIVQVRLRSRDVARQLSTLTGPSPRATNYWRDLTRPVISSGAIKLQSRRYFARERPNPTEPSSTSGKPLTNKTPTPSGTSSNAAEEEVELHESPYTIPNALTLMRILACPVLGYTIVQGDFAWATGILFVSGLTDWLDGYLARRFNSRSVLGSILDPAADKALMTTLVGTLAWSGLLPIPLAVIIFGRDLALSISAFYFRFVSLPKPRTLKRYFDPSMPSAEVKPTQISKINTLLQLVLMGVTTVSPLLTFSIAMPLQALQWTVAGTTIWSGFSYIGKAGVKILKQPGKPPV, from the exons ATGCCAACCCCGATCCATGCGAGAGGCCTCGCCCTCACACTGGAAATGCCCTATCGACATACCGTTCACCAACTTCAAAGTCAGATAGTGCAGGTACGGCTTCGGTCGCGAGACGTAGCTCGTCAGTTATCGACACTGACGGGTCCGTCACCTCGGGCAACGAATTACTGGCGAGATCTGACACGGCCCGTCATCTCCTCAGGAGCGATCAAATTGCAATCAAGAAGATACTTCGCCCGGGAAAGACCCAACCCGACCGAGccctcttcgacttcggGGAAACCGCTAACAAACAAA ACCCCCACACCCTCGGGCACTTCATCAAATGCcgctgaagaagaagtcgagcTGCACGAGTCACCATATACGATCCCCAATGCTCTTACCCTCATGCGCATACTGGCATGTCCCGTGTTGGGATATACGATAGTGCAGGGAGACTTTGCATGGGCGACGGGTATCTTGTTCGTCAGTGGCCTAACAGactgg CTGGACGGATATCTCGCTAGACGGTTCAACAGCCGTTCTGTACTCGGCTCTATCCTTGATCCAGCTGCCGACAAAGCATTGATGACAACGCTTGTTGGCACATTGGCGTGGTCTGGGTTGCTACCGA TCCCGCTTGCTGTCATCATTTTCGGACGAGATCTTGCGCTGTCGATATCCGCTTTCTACTTTCGCTTCGTTTCTCTTCCTAAACCC CGCACACTGAAAAGATACTTTGACCCATCTATGCCTTCAGCCGAAGTAAAACCTACCCAAATCAGCAAG ATTAACACTCTGCTGCAACTCGTCCTAATGGGGGTCACAACGgtctctccccttctcacGTTCTCTATTGCTATGCCGTTGCAAGCGTTGCA ATGGACCGTGGCGGGCACAACCATATGGAGCGGATTCAGTTATATTGGAAAAGCGGGGGTCAAAATCCTCAAACAACCCGGTAAACCTCCAGTGTGA